The Geobacter metallireducens GS-15 region GGTTGTTGGGGTGATTGAGGGGGACGCGGCTCCCCGGCGGGGCAAAGGAGCCGATCTTGTTGGAAAAATAGACGAGGTCAGGGGTTACGTTCCCCTTCCACTCGATGAAGTTGGCCATCCCACTGTAGTTATGCTCTTCGCCCGCGGCTTCATTGCCGTAATCGAAATAGCCGGCCCAGTGGTGCTCCTGGGGGTTGATCGTCTCCTCGTAGGGGACAAGGCGGTCCTTCACCCACCCCACATTGCCGATCGATGACCCATAATTTCCCACCCATGGCTCGTCACCGTAGACATAGTAGTAGCCGCCGGGATACTGCCCGACATTCGTAATCCGGATCGCCAGCGTGAAATAACGGGCTCCGGCCGTGAACCGGGCAGCCCGGTCGATACGGAACGGCAGACCGTCCAGTTCCACTTCGTGACTGCTCGTGATAACAAGCTCCTCGGACGTCTGCTTTGCCACCCTGCTATCAAGGAACCGCCACAACGACGGAGCAATGGTAGAGGACGGGTTACTCCAGGGGCTTATCGATTCATTAACGTTACACCAGAGGTGAAACCAGCGGTTTCCGTCATAGAACGAGACGCCGGTATCGTTGAGGGTTTCGTTACCGGCCTGATTCAGATGATACGGCAATTCTCCGCCGACAAAAACTCCCCTTGTCTCCCTGCCGTCGCTGTCGAGATAACGGCTCAGACAGGTGAGAAAAATGGTTCCGTCGGCGAAATGTCCCTTCACATGGCCACTGCCATCGAAGCGGTACCATTCATGCTCCAGGCGCGTCGCGTCCGTTGCATAGCTGACGTCGCCCCGGAGAAAACGGAGAAGGGGTTGCGCCGGCAGCGCAAGAACAAGCCGGTTCTCGTCGCCGAGAACCAGATCATCCTTGATCTCCAGCAGGCCATTTCCCCCCTTGAGTACGTAGATCCCCTCGAAATGCCAGTAGGGACGAAACCGCACCATGCTCGTGCAAACCGCAAACACCACGACGGCCGCAGCACATGCGATTCCGACACGGGACGAGAACAGGGAATGCAAAATTCGTTTTACCATTGGTCACTGATCCGCATGATTCCTGAGTTGATACGGTACTTCTACAGGTCGCCAGAGAGCCACAGTCAAATAACGGTGGCGATTACCAACTATATTGCAAACTGAATACTACTGCACTCGACAACTGCTTGCCATGCAAATGATTTTCATGACAGTGAGCACATGGACCATCAAGACCACAATCGCGTTGTACGTCAAAAGGCGAAACAGCGGTATGGATACGAACCAAACATTGCCAGTGCCGCTCCCGAATTTCCATCCAATTGGCTTGAAGCCGCGTCGAGCCAATCTATACTTGAAACGAGACTTGCCTGCCGACCAACCGACACCCCTTGCCATCCGGACATCGGCTTCGTCCAACGCCTTTCCCGGATACTTTGGGGAACGAATCCCCGGGCGGTTACCACCAGAGGATTAATTAATGGCCCCGAAAGAGAGCCCAGCAACGAAGTCGCCGGGGAAAGTGCCGAATCTGCAAAGGTTCGCCCATTGGCTCCCGCTGGCGGTTCTGACGGTCGGCCTGCTCCTTACCTACGAACTGTGGAAGCATGAACATCAGATCGTTGCCCGGGATCTCCGGGCGAATTTCGATTTTCTCGTGCAGGAAGATCTCACCCTCATAAAACAGCGCATGCAGGCGTACGAGCAGGTGCTGCGCGGGACGCGGGGATTGTTCACCGCTTCCGAGTCGGTGGAACGCCATGAGTTTCGCGACTACGTGACGGCTCTCGGCCTGGAAGAGTCCTACCGCGGCATCCAGGGGGTGGGTTTTACGCAGATCGTACCGGCAGCGCGACTGCAGTCACATATCGAGTCCGTCAGGAAGGAAGGATTCCCCGATTACGCCATCTGGCCGGACAGGGAACAGGAGATCCATACCTCTATCATTTACCTGGAGCCGTTCTCGGGCCGCAATCTGCGTGCCTTCGGTTACGACATGTTTTCCGAGCAGGTGCGGCATGCCGCCATGGTACGGGCGCGCGACACCGGCACAGTTGCCCTGTCCGGCAAGGTGAGGCTTGTGCAGGAGACCGGGGAGCGGGAACAGGCGGGGGTTCTCAGTTATCTCCCTATTTATGCCAACGGCAAGCGCCTCGATTCCGTGCAGTCGCGCCGCTCGGCAATCATCGGGTGGGTTTACTCGCCATTTCGCATGGACGACCTCATGGCCGGACTTTTCGGTGGTCGCGCCAACGAAATCGATATCGAGATCTACGACGGGGAGGAAATATCCGAAAAGACACTCTTGCACGACTCTGACAAGATCCGCTTCGCCGGGGTCATGGAGGCCCCGCTGCTCGCCATCAAACGGATGGAAATAGCCGGCCGCATCTGGACCGTGGCGTTCCGCTCCCTACCCCCCTTTGAAAAGCGCCTGAAGAGCAACCAGGCAGGATACGTGGCCGTCACGGGGATCGTGCTGAGCCTGCTCCTGACGGCGATCACCCGGCTTCTGGCACGCGGACGGTCCCGTGCCATGGA contains the following coding sequences:
- a CDS encoding CHASE domain-containing protein yields the protein MAPKESPATKSPGKVPNLQRFAHWLPLAVLTVGLLLTYELWKHEHQIVARDLRANFDFLVQEDLTLIKQRMQAYEQVLRGTRGLFTASESVERHEFRDYVTALGLEESYRGIQGVGFTQIVPAARLQSHIESVRKEGFPDYAIWPDREQEIHTSIIYLEPFSGRNLRAFGYDMFSEQVRHAAMVRARDTGTVALSGKVRLVQETGEREQAGVLSYLPIYANGKRLDSVQSRRSAIIGWVYSPFRMDDLMAGLFGGRANEIDIEIYDGEEISEKTLLHDSDKIRFAGVMEAPLLAIKRMEIAGRIWTVAFRSLPPFEKRLKSNQAGYVAVTGIVLSLLLTAITRLLARGRSRAMEAREALAIKQKQLEDLNLSLEQRVAERTAELERLNRELESFCYSISHEIQAPIARLDGFSTAIAESARDAGSNEVLYLAERLGVASRKLRDVIDSLLVIYRLGSTEMEMVPVDLSQLCGQIFDELREHERTIKVTIAPDVVVQGDHRMLETCIRHLLENAVKYSARNPEAAVEFGEIIQTGEAVFFVRDNGVGFDMAFAGKLFEPFCRLHCESEFEGSGTGLPTVQRIIERHGGRIWAEATPGNGATFFFTLG